Below is a window of Ignavibacteriota bacterium DNA.
ATTTCGCTCAGATATTCATTTAAAAGATGGACAAGTTCTTCCGGCGAAAGTTGTTCGGAGATGGATGTGAATCCCGCAATGTCACTGAAGAACACAGTCAGTTCTTTCTTCTCGCCTCCAAGTCGCACACGGTCAGGATGTTCAATCAACGAATTCACAACAGCAGGACTTACGTAGCGACTGAACAATCCTTTGATGTACGTCTTCTGTTTTCGCTCACCGAGATAGTTATACACTGTCGCGCCGATATAACTGACGACAACGGCAAGCATCGGATTCACCATCGTGAGAACATAGTGTTGTGTATCGAATAAGAACTGAGCAAGCAAAACAATTCCGGCAAGAAGAATGATGGTCAACAGTGCACTGAGAATTTCATTCAGTGCATGCCATCGAAAACGAAAAACTTTCAACCATGTTGTAGAATGAAAAACCAAGAAGGAAAGGAAAGCGATAAGGAGAATATCAAGCCACCAAGGTTCTTTGTGCAACGCTGTCTCATCCAGCACATTTTGAATCGCGTTCGCATGAATCTCCACTCCGTACATAAGATTATCGCCCGCCTGCCTGCCGAGCGTCATCGGCACAGGAAACAAATCTTTGTCTTCCGGCAAAGTCGAGCCGACGAGAACAATCTTTCCGGCAAACGTACCATCGTACAGCAACCCGAAATCCGGGTCATCGAGCGTATTGATTTCTTCTTCTGTTGATAATTCATCCGCGGTGGAAAATTCTTGGTCATCGATAACATCCGCATAGTTCACATGCTTGAATGTCCTGTCCGGTCCGTAGTAGTTGATGAGGAACGAAACGTCGTCCGCTTTGGGGATGATTTTTTCTGCGTACTGAAATTTATCGGAGAAATTTTCTGCTGTGAAGAAGGGAGGCTTGTTGAATGCTTTATTCAGTGTTGCAAGGGCAAGCGAAGGGAGTTTCCGTTCCTGCGCCGGGTCGAACGTAAATGGACGGTAACGGCGATAGACTCCATCATCATCGTTCCGCACATACACGATACCGATGGAACTATCAACCGGAAAAAAGATATTGCCGTACAGTTCTTCGTTTGTACGCATCGTGAATCCCTGATTTCCGATTTCCGTTTTTCCTCCGAGAGCAACCATTTTTGTTTCTTTGATTGCACTTCTGAAATCATCATCGTTGGCAACATCCCGTGCGTCCGGTTCGCTCATGAGAATATCGAATCCGACTGCAATTGCGCCTGCGCGTTTCAGATTTCTCACAAGTCGTGCATGGTATGAACGGGGCCAGGGCCACTGTTCCGGTAATGACTTGAAGGATTCGTTCGAGATTTCAACAATCACTACATCAAGTGATTCCTGCGGAACCTGAATGGGACCGCGTTGACGGAAACGGAAATCAATGGTCGAAAGTTCGAAGCGCTGGAGAGGAGAAAATTCAAACAGGTGAGTGAACAGAATAACAAACAATGCAAGACTGAAACTCACCGTGAAGCGTTTCAGGATACTGAGAGTTTCACTACCGGAAATTTGTTCAGAATCTTCTTTTGGTTTGCCGAAGAATTTGCTCATGCATGGTCACAACTGTTCGGTGAGAATATAGTTAATCGGATTGATATCTCATTGCGTTTGACTCCTAAAGAAATCTTCTCGATTGTTCTCTATCGAATTATTCCCATTGACTACCGCGCCAGCAACAACTTCTTCGTCTCTGTAAATTTCTCCGTTTGCAATTTATAATAGTAAACACCACTCGGCTGTCCAGACGCATCCCACGAAACGTTGTATATTCCGGAATGTAAATTCCCATTCACAAGCGTTGCAACTTCTCTCCCAAGAACATCAAATACTTTCAATGTCACCAATCCGAAATTCACAATCCGAAATCCGAAATTCGTCGTCGGGTTGAATGGGTTCGGATAATTCTGCAACAGTGAGTTGTGGGTTGGTAGTGGTGAGTTTGTAGAAGAAATTTCCGGTGGAGCCGGAGGCGGTTCATCTGTCGGGACAATACTGATTTTGTTCGATGATGTTGTTGTTGAGTTAAGGAACAGTGTTCCGTTTTGATTTGCTTTCACCCAATATGCCTTCGCCGGCTTGATGCTGTCGGCGATCTCATATCCGTTTGAATATCCGAAAAATGAAGAAGTTACAAGTCCGGGCGGAACACTTCCGATGGAAGCAACGCTGACCGTATCGGAAATGGAGCCGATGAGATTCCATGCACTCAATACGGGTATCGAATCGCTGTTCACCATATCTCCCAACACCAACAATGTGTCAGCGAAAGGAAACTTCACCCAATATCCGTATCTGTTCCACAACGAATCACTCATTACATATCCTGCTTGATAATAAAACGCTGGAGAATTTGCATCGGGATACAGAAGGGTCTTCACTTTCGTCAAAGGAACACCCGGGAGCGAAACCATATTCCATCCCGCTTGAATGGTATATAATAGTGCCGCCTTTCCATCATCCACCGCCCGTACCCAGATTCCATCGCTTGTTGTCGCGTAGAGAAATCCGTTTTGTGCATGAACCAGTTGAACCGAGATTCCATTCGGTAGTCCGTCGTTGAGCGATTGCCAACTCGCACCGGAATCTTCCGAAACATACACGCTTGCGCCGTCTATGTTTGCAAACAATGTGCTTCCACTTTCTGCAAAGTTCACAACCTGAGCATTCGCAGGTAATCCGGAAGAACTCAGTTGCCACGTTGTATCGGGCAATGTCTCGCGATAAAGACCAGAGTCGGTTGCGACAAAAATGGTATTGCCAAACACTCGTGTTGCATAAATATAACCTTGATTCGGAAGTGCGTTTAGTCGTGTCCAAAGATTTCCGTTGTTGGTAGAACGATAAAGGTCTTCATAATCGGAGAGGAGTAAACCGGAAGAAGAAACGGAAAATGTCAGCGGGTCGGCGTTGAAGAAAATGTTGTCCCATGTAAATCCGTTGTCGGTCGAGCGAAAGATACCGCAATCATCGAGACACTCGAACAAATCGGCGGCGGCAAAATACGTAGAGCCGTTTCTCCCAAGAGAATAGACCGTAAAATATTCAAGCGTTGTCGAATCCCACGTGACTCCGTTATCGAGCGAGCGATAGACTCCCCAGAAATCCGTCCCCGCAACAACATTCTCTCCCGAATTCATGAGGGAAATGACAGTCGCGTCATTTGGCAAATCCGTTTCGATGCTTTGCCAACTCATTCCGTAATTCGTCGAACGGTAGAGACTGTCGATTCCACCGGCAAACATCGTTTGCCCGTCGCCGGAAATTGCATACAAATACTTTCCGTCCGTTCCGGGAATTTGTATCCACTGTGCTAATGCATCAACCGGAAACAACTGACTGAAAAAAACGATAACGCTGAATAGTAACAGACATTTCATACATGACCTCAAAAAAACAGAACAAAACAAACAAACGCGTGCGGGCGTATTCTGTTCACACCGTGAACGGCAGTGATAAGAAACGAAAAAAAATGGGAATTGCAAAAGGAAGGGTCACTAAATGAAATATTGTTCCTCCTCTCCGAAAAACTTCCGAGCGCATTGCGCCACTCACTTGTACTCCCATTTCCTAAGGTGGCAATTCAAGTGTTCTATCTTCCCGATAATCCGATTCTGAAGGAGAATCTACGTTGCATGACATCAACATAACAAAACATGAAGACGCCGCGAGAACGTTGTGCAAAAGAAACGGTTAATCATTCAGTGCGCCGTTGGTTATCCATTGCCTGATGGCATTGATTTTTTCCTGGGACAACGCACTACTGCCTTGCGGCATCAAGTTGCCTTGTGATGAATTGGGATTTGTCAGTTTGATAATCAAAAAACTTGAATCGGGTTTACCGGGAAGAACGCGCCGAAACGAAGGAGTGTGTGCGCCGTCGTTATTGCTTTGTACGTTCACTAACTGGCTGTACGAATTTCCGTTTTGAAGATTCAACCCGCCTGCGCTTCCTCCGTGACAGGAAGACGTTCCGCAACTCTTATCAAAGATTTCAGTCTGAATGCTGGAAAGTTTGGGTTGAATGGTTGCGGGAGGAGCGGTTGATTCTTCTGAATCATTACAGGAAACGAAAAGAAGGCAGACGAGGAACAGTAGAGTAAAGTATTTCATAGATGATTACATAATGATGAAAAATATATTGAATTCCCTTGCTAACTTCAAATAGCGATTGTATTTTTGTTTCGTTCCCTTTGAAAATCAAGATGAATGTTGGTATATTTGCACACTCTTTTTGAACCAACGTGCTCAGTGATGGATTTGAAACTGATGTTGGTAATATTTTTTCAACTAAGGAATGATTATGAAATTATCGCACATTGTATTCACTCTATTCTTCTTGTTTACATCGTTTTCCGTTGCCCAGGAAAGTTCGACCGAACCGATGATGGAGGAATCAGCAATCAAAGG
It encodes the following:
- a CDS encoding T9SS type A sorting domain-containing protein — its product is MKCLLLFSVIVFFSQLFPVDALAQWIQIPGTDGKYLYAISGDGQTMFAGGIDSLYRSTNYGMSWQSIETDLPNDATVISLMNSGENVVAGTDFWGVYRSLDNGVTWDSTTLEYFTVYSLGRNGSTYFAAADLFECLDDCGIFRSTDNGFTWDNIFFNADPLTFSVSSSGLLLSDYEDLYRSTNNGNLWTRLNALPNQGYIYATRVFGNTIFVATDSGLYRETLPDTTWQLSSSGLPANAQVVNFAESGSTLFANIDGASVYVSEDSGASWQSLNDGLPNGISVQLVHAQNGFLYATTSDGIWVRAVDDGKAALLYTIQAGWNMVSLPGVPLTKVKTLLYPDANSPAFYYQAGYVMSDSLWNRYGYWVKFPFADTLLVLGDMVNSDSIPVLSAWNLIGSISDTVSVASIGSVPPGLVTSSFFGYSNGYEIADSIKPAKAYWVKANQNGTLFLNSTTTSSNKISIVPTDEPPPAPPEISSTNSPLPTHNSLLQNYPNPFNPTTNFGFRIVNFGLVTLKVFDVLGREVATLVNGNLHSGIYNVSWDASGQPSGVYYYKLQTEKFTETKKLLLAR
- a CDS encoding adenylate/guanylate cyclase domain-containing protein gives rise to the protein MSKFFGKPKEDSEQISGSETLSILKRFTVSFSLALFVILFTHLFEFSPLQRFELSTIDFRFRQRGPIQVPQESLDVVIVEISNESFKSLPEQWPWPRSYHARLVRNLKRAGAIAVGFDILMSEPDARDVANDDDFRSAIKETKMVALGGKTEIGNQGFTMRTNEELYGNIFFPVDSSIGIVYVRNDDDGVYRRYRPFTFDPAQERKLPSLALATLNKAFNKPPFFTAENFSDKFQYAEKIIPKADDVSFLINYYGPDRTFKHVNYADVIDDQEFSTADELSTEEEINTLDDPDFGLLYDGTFAGKIVLVGSTLPEDKDLFPVPMTLGRQAGDNLMYGVEIHANAIQNVLDETALHKEPWWLDILLIAFLSFLVFHSTTWLKVFRFRWHALNEILSALLTIILLAGIVLLAQFLFDTQHYVLTMVNPMLAVVVSYIGATVYNYLGERKQKTYIKGLFSRYVSPAVVNSLIEHPDRVRLGGEKKELTVFFSDIAGFTSISEQLSPEELVHLLNEYLSEMTALVFKHDGTLDKYIGDAVMAIWGAPIPQNDHALRACKAALEMQEVIFEMNRRWKKEGKPELGARAGINTGDMIVGNMGGVRRFDYTVIGDNVNLASRLESANKQYGSRIMIAERTYQLVASDVLVRELDSLVVKGKTQPVKVYELLSFSKDPLPPRGMQFLEVYNRSLELYKHREWEKAIESFEQARKLLGEDYASKMYIGRCRHYINEPPADDWDGAFVLKTK